A genomic region of Marinobacter sp. NP-4(2019) contains the following coding sequences:
- a CDS encoding MBL fold metallo-hydrolase translates to MPLKYRIIPVTPFQQNCSLIWCEDSGIAAVVDPGGDLDRIRAAIEEEGVKVEKILLTHAHIDHAGGTAELARSLNIPIEGPQREDDFWIQGLPMQAQMFGFPAPEIFTPDRWLEDGEQVTVGNQTLDVLHCPGHTPGHVVFYHRESKLALVGDVLFQGSIGRTDFPKGDHNTLVRSIREKLFPLGDDIAFVPGHGPMSTFGQEKASNPFVSDHRG, encoded by the coding sequence ATGCCATTGAAATACAGAATCATTCCCGTAACCCCGTTCCAACAGAACTGTTCCCTGATCTGGTGCGAGGATTCCGGGATAGCAGCCGTTGTTGATCCGGGCGGTGATCTGGACAGAATTCGGGCTGCCATCGAGGAAGAAGGCGTAAAGGTTGAGAAGATACTACTGACCCACGCCCATATTGATCACGCCGGCGGCACCGCGGAGCTGGCAAGGTCGCTCAACATCCCCATCGAAGGGCCTCAACGGGAAGACGATTTCTGGATTCAGGGCTTGCCCATGCAGGCGCAGATGTTTGGCTTCCCGGCGCCGGAAATATTCACCCCGGACCGCTGGCTGGAGGATGGCGAGCAGGTCACCGTCGGCAACCAGACACTGGACGTGCTGCACTGTCCCGGCCACACACCGGGCCATGTGGTGTTCTACCACCGCGAATCAAAACTGGCGCTGGTGGGCGATGTACTGTTTCAGGGTTCCATCGGCCGCACCGACTTCCCGAAAGGCGACCACAACACCCTGGTGCGCTCCATCCGCGAAAAGCTGTTTCCCCTGGGGGACGACATCGCCTTCGTACCCGGCCACGGCCCCATGTCCACCTTCGGCCAAGAAAAAGCCAGCAACCCGTTCGTGTCCGATCATCGCGGTTAA